The Aminiphilus circumscriptus DSM 16581 genome contains a region encoding:
- a CDS encoding lipid-binding SYLF domain-containing protein: MKRQSVLQTALFLLCFAFLAVTQEIAQAATPEARIADSAKILREMAKQNDASTMADLIRDAKGIAIFPSVVKAGFVLGGRYGEGLLLKRDPQSGNWYGPSFLTIAGASWGIQIGIQSTALVLVITNDRGMQGFMGDNVTLGGDLAVAAGPVGRSAQAATDSRLKASIYSYSMSKGLFAGLSLEGAVVDTDQDANKAYWKKEMSPQQILARRATDQRMAPLTREIANLLKKK; encoded by the coding sequence ATGAAACGACAGAGCGTGCTTCAAACGGCACTGTTCCTTCTCTGTTTCGCCTTCCTGGCCGTCACGCAGGAAATCGCCCAGGCGGCGACTCCCGAAGCCAGGATCGCCGACAGCGCAAAGATTCTCCGGGAAATGGCAAAACAGAACGATGCCTCCACCATGGCGGATCTTATCCGCGACGCCAAGGGCATCGCCATCTTCCCCTCCGTCGTGAAGGCGGGATTCGTCCTTGGTGGGCGTTACGGAGAAGGCCTGCTCCTCAAGAGGGATCCCCAGAGCGGCAACTGGTACGGCCCGAGTTTCCTCACCATCGCCGGAGCTTCCTGGGGAATCCAGATCGGCATCCAGTCCACCGCACTGGTGCTCGTCATCACCAACGACCGGGGCATGCAGGGTTTCATGGGGGACAATGTCACCCTGGGAGGAGATCTCGCCGTGGCGGCGGGACCCGTCGGGCGCAGCGCCCAGGCAGCGACGGATTCCAGACTGAAGGCATCCATCTACAGCTATTCCATGAGCAAAGGGCTTTTCGCGGGGCTCTCCCTGGAGGGAGCCGTGGTCGACACGGACCAGGACGCAAACAAGGCCTACTGGAAAAAAGAGATGTCCCCGCAGCAGATTCTCGCCCGTCGCGCCACGGATCAGCGCATGGCCCCCCTCACGAGGGAGATTGCAAACCTCCTCAAGAAGAAATAG
- a CDS encoding 2-phosphosulfolactate phosphatase, producing MERIDVVLSPGEPLPPADVWLVVDILRATTSIVAFFDGGGALLTPLRTVEEALELRKIWGHRWLLAGERGGVPPDGFHRGNSPREMLSGSTGMRLLFTTTNGTEALLRCAATGHPVFAACARNARAAAKEALRRGKRIGIFCAGRHGRSALDDALCAGLLMRRLLEEGVRLEERAPSCGDGARMALALWRNLGEERFHDVVKEADHAEILRRLGMEEDVRFCCDIDRTDIVPLLGMWKDRPVFSHPQERAG from the coding sequence ATGGAACGCATCGATGTCGTGCTCTCTCCGGGAGAACCGCTTCCTCCCGCGGATGTGTGGCTCGTGGTGGATATTCTTCGAGCCACCACGTCCATCGTGGCCTTTTTCGACGGCGGAGGAGCATTGCTCACGCCGCTCCGAACCGTGGAAGAAGCGTTGGAACTTCGGAAAATCTGGGGGCATCGATGGCTTTTGGCGGGAGAACGGGGGGGCGTGCCTCCCGATGGATTCCATCGGGGAAATTCACCCCGGGAAATGCTCTCGGGTTCGACAGGAATGCGTCTGCTCTTCACCACGACGAACGGAACGGAGGCGTTGCTTCGGTGTGCAGCGACAGGTCATCCCGTGTTCGCCGCCTGTGCCCGGAACGCTCGGGCCGCCGCGAAAGAGGCGCTGCGCAGGGGGAAGCGCATCGGTATCTTCTGTGCGGGACGTCATGGCCGGAGTGCGTTGGATGACGCGCTGTGCGCGGGGCTTCTTATGCGGCGCCTTCTGGAGGAAGGGGTGCGTTTGGAAGAACGTGCACCCTCCTGTGGCGACGGAGCCAGGATGGCCCTGGCTCTGTGGCGGAACCTCGGGGAAGAGCGGTTCCATGATGTCGTGAAGGAGGCAGACCACGCGGAAATTCTGCGACGTCTCGGCATGGAAGAGGACGTCCGATTCTGCTGTGACATAGACAGAACAGACATCGTCCCTCTCCTGGGTATGTGGAAGGACCGTCCAGTCTTTTCGCATCCCCAGGAGAGGGCAGGCTAG